The genomic segment ATGAGCAAGATCACATCACGCAAATCATCACTTAAGATCACATCGCGGCGCTGCTTATAAATAATTTCACGCTGTTGATTTAATACATCGTCGTATTGCAATACCCATCGACGAGCGTCAAAGTTATTGCCTTCCACCTTCTTCTGTGCATTTGCAACTGCTTTCGAAAAAAACTTTCCTTCAATCGGTTGATCATCTTCCAAACCAAGTCGTTCCATCATAGAGCTCAAATTATCCGAACCAAAACGGCGCATTAATTCATCTTGAAAAGAAAGGAAAAACTGAGAGGAACCAGGATCTCCTTGTCGACCCGAACGTCCACGCAACTGATTATCAATTCGTCTGCTCTCATGTCGTTCCGTTCCAATTACATGGAGACCGCCAAGCTTGTCGACGCCTTCTCCTAAAACGATGTCGGTTCCCCGCCCTGCCATATTGGTAGCAATTGTCACCGCATTCTTTTGCCCTGCCTGCGAAATAATTTCTGCTTCACGCTCATGGTTTTTCGCATTAAGAACTTGATGCGTGATTCCCTCTTTTTTTAACATGCGAGATAATATTTCTGACCTTTCAATCGAAACCGTACCTACAAGAATAGGTTGACCCGTACGATGCTTCTCCTTAATTTCGCTTACCACACGGCGAAACTTTGCCTCTTCTGTCTTATAGAGAATATCAGACATATCTTGACGAACCATAGGTTTGTTCGTTGGAATTTGTACAACGTCCATCCCATAAATTTTGCGAAACTCTTCTTCTTCCGTTTTTGCCGTCCCTGTCATGCCAGCTAGCTTGTCGTACATACGGAAATAATTTTGAAGGGTAACCGTAGCTAACGTCATGCTTTCACGCTGAACTTGCAACCCTTCCTTTGCTTCAATCGCTTGGTGCAAACCATCCGAATAGCGTCTGCCTGTCATTAATCGTCCTGTAAATTCGTCTACAATAACAACTCCTTCTTCATTTACTACATAGTCGGAGTCGCGCTTCATTGTCACGTGTGCTTTTAACGCTTGTTGCACATGATGATTTAAGGTAATATGCTTCGCATCATATACGTTTTCAATACCAAAGAAGGATTCCACCTTATCGACACCTTCTTCTGTCAAGGAAACCGCTTTTGTCTTTTCATCTAGAGTGTAATCATCTTCTGCACGTAAACGCCGCACCATTTTATCGGCTGCATAATAAAGATCTGTCGCTTTGTTTGCTTGTCCACTAATAATAAGTGGGGTACGTGCTTCATCGATCAAGATACTATCCACTTCGTCAATAATGGCATAATGAATGCGCTGAGCCATTTGCTCAGGGTAAAGTGCCATATTATCGCGCAAATAGTCAAAACCGAATTCGTTATTTGTACCGAAGGTAATATCAGCAGCATAAGCTTGTTTCTTCTCTTCCGGTGACATCCCCGATAAATTAAGCCCCACCGTTAAGCCAAGAAATTCAAACAGCTGTCCCATCCATTCACGGTCACGTTTTGCTAAGTAATCATTCACGGTGATGACATGAACACCTTTACCGCTTAATGCATTCAGATATGCTGGTAATGTGGAGACCAGGGTCTTCCCTTCACCCGTACGCATCTCAGCGATTTCTCCCCGATGAAGTGCCACCCCACCCACCAATTGTACACGGAAATGGCGCATCCCCAGAACTCGTTTCCCTGCTTCTCTAACAACTGCAAATGCTTCTGGTAATAACTCGTCCAGACAACTTTCTTGCAATCGATTTTTAAACTCTTCCGTCTTTGCTCGCAATTCATTATCCGTTAGCTTAGATACCTGCGGTTCTAACTCTTCTACTTGATCCGCAACGCGGAACAATTTGCGTAGTTGGCGCTCATTAGAATCGGGCATCCATTGGCGAAGCATTTTTAACATGCGCGTCATCTCCTTTTCCTAAGACGCATTCTATCGAAGCGCTTTACATTGCTTACACCCACCCATGGCAGGTTAATAAACAGTCTCTTATCTTCTAGTTTAACAAAAACAGCGCGATATTTTCACTTCATCGGGAAAAAACCTAAAAGAAGAGTTTTCGAGGAAGTGATCCTTCTATATAATAAGGTCATCTTGTTTTCATACACTTATGTATAATGATAACATTTTGCCTCGACAGAAAGCAGTGGATGAAAGTCTCACCCACTGCTTCTATATCTATATTTAGCTTTAAAATATGATTCATATTCTAACCTGCCGTCGTTAGTTACTATCTTTACTCGGGTTCAATCAAGCCATAGCGACCGTCATGTCGTTTATATACAACACTTGTTTGATCGCTATTCGCATTGGCAAAGACGAAAAAATTATGTCCCAACATATTCATCTGCAGAATCGCCTCTTCTACGTCCATCGGTTTAAAGCTAAAACGCTTTGTACGTACCACTTCAAAACGATCATCATCGTCTAACTCGTCTTCTTCAACTAACAAAGAGGAGCCATTCCCGTTTAACGCTGGTTGCAAGCTAGCGTCTTGACGGAATTTCCGGTTCACTTTCGTTTTATATTTACGGATTTGGCGTTCGAGTTTCTCCTCCACTTTACTGATCGACGTATACATATCGGTCGTGGTTTCCTCTGCTCGTACAAGTAATTCTGGAAAAGGAATGGTTACCTCAACCTTGTGATCATCACCAAACACACTTAAGACAGCATGAACCTCAGTTTTCGGAGTGGTTTCGAAATATTTCTCCAAACGCCCAATCTTCTTCTCTGTATACTGTTTCAACGCATCTGTAACTTCAATGTTTTGTCCGCGAATGTGAAAATGCATCAAGTGAACCCTCCCTAACGTCATGATCATCTTCTTACCTTTAGCCAACGTACAAAGAAGCGAAAATGCCTTCAACTTCTATACAATTCTTTTACCACTTATTTATGCAAATGAAACCTCGATCTGTACAAAAATAAATGAAAACCCCTCCAAAAGGAGGGGAAAGACGTTTTTGTTATTAACCTAATTTAACTACATTAGCCGCTTGTGGTCCACGCGCACCGTCCACAATTTCAAACTCTACGCTTTGCCCTTCATCTAAGGTTTTAAAGCCCTCATCTTGAATAGCGGAGTAGTGAACGAATACATCGTCTCCTTCTTCGCGCTCGATAAAACCATAGCCTTTTTCTGCATTGAACCACTTAACATTCCCTTGCATATCATACAACCCTTTCATAGTAAAGATAACGACTCGCTCATTAAAAGAGCGAATATCAGGCCTAGTGCCTTAGGCGATACTCTCTCATCCTTAGGAGGGATTGACGAGGGATCCAACTTTAGGGAAGGAGACATCCCATGATGAATCTACACCTTACCCCATCCTTCTCAGAAGAGGTGAGAGGATCTAACCATCGGTATAACTGCCTATCCTATGCACAGCAATTTGTGTTAAAGCACTGTGTTAGTCTAGCTTCACACGACTTTTTGCTCACACCCATCTATTTGGATGAAATGGGAGTTTGCAACACCGAATTGGTTAAAGTCACTATATCATTTGAAAAAAAGGAAGTCAACGCTGAACAAGCGCAGCGCTACATGACCACTTTACCCCGATAGGTGCGTAAAAAGCTCGCTTATAACACCTTGCCTAAGAAGTTTTGAGTGCGCTCTTCTCGAGGGGCTTGGAACAGCTGCTGCGGCTTCCCTTCTTCCACGATCTCACCAAAATCCATAAAAAGTACCCGTTGACACACTTCACGTGCGAAGCCCATCTCATGTGTAACGATTACCATGGTCATCCCTTCTTCCGCTAAGTTACGCATTACCGTCAACACTTCTCCTACCATCTCCGGATCCAAAGCGGAAGTGGGTTCATCAAACAACATAACCTTAG from the Mechercharimyces sp. CAU 1602 genome contains:
- a CDS encoding cold shock domain-containing protein, producing MQGNVKWFNAEKGYGFIEREEGDDVFVHYSAIQDEGFKTLDEGQSVEFEIVDGARGPQAANVVKLG
- the secA gene encoding preprotein translocase subunit SecA; the encoded protein is MLKMLRQWMPDSNERQLRKLFRVADQVEELEPQVSKLTDNELRAKTEEFKNRLQESCLDELLPEAFAVVREAGKRVLGMRHFRVQLVGGVALHRGEIAEMRTGEGKTLVSTLPAYLNALSGKGVHVITVNDYLAKRDREWMGQLFEFLGLTVGLNLSGMSPEEKKQAYAADITFGTNNEFGFDYLRDNMALYPEQMAQRIHYAIIDEVDSILIDEARTPLIISGQANKATDLYYAADKMVRRLRAEDDYTLDEKTKAVSLTEEGVDKVESFFGIENVYDAKHITLNHHVQQALKAHVTMKRDSDYVVNEEGVVIVDEFTGRLMTGRRYSDGLHQAIEAKEGLQVQRESMTLATVTLQNYFRMYDKLAGMTGTAKTEEEEFRKIYGMDVVQIPTNKPMVRQDMSDILYKTEEAKFRRVVSEIKEKHRTGQPILVGTVSIERSEILSRMLKKEGITHQVLNAKNHEREAEIISQAGQKNAVTIATNMAGRGTDIVLGEGVDKLGGLHVIGTERHESRRIDNQLRGRSGRQGDPGSSQFFLSFQDELMRRFGSDNLSSMMERLGLEDDQPIEGKFFSKAVANAQKKVEGNNFDARRWVLQYDDVLNQQREIIYKQRRDVILSDDLRDVILLMAKELMERLVDAHIDKEEMPEEWDLTSLLEYVTANFVPAERIDEEHVEQLESATAISAYLYEQLAQYYDERRAQIGEERLHEFSKTITLRTVDRKWMDHIDAMEHLRQGIHLRAYGQINPLREYQFEGFEMFSELVAEIQEEVVKYVLQSEIGEGEELKREQVAVRQTATSGGTDKEEKKKQPLRRNDKIGRNEPCPCGSGKKYKNCCAHS
- the hpf gene encoding ribosome hibernation-promoting factor, HPF/YfiA family codes for the protein MHFHIRGQNIEVTDALKQYTEKKIGRLEKYFETTPKTEVHAVLSVFGDDHKVEVTIPFPELLVRAEETTTDMYTSISKVEEKLERQIRKYKTKVNRKFRQDASLQPALNGNGSSLLVEEDELDDDDRFEVVRTKRFSFKPMDVEEAILQMNMLGHNFFVFANANSDQTSVVYKRHDGRYGLIEPE